The Snodgrassella alvi wkB2 genome window below encodes:
- a CDS encoding EthD domain-containing protein codes for MIKLTMLVKRLPNITYEEFDQYWIDHHAPLVASVQNVLNITRYVQTIPHRYPELDKIIQNGRQSQNFVFDGMAEIWWQNLESMQKNRSSPEAVKALNALMEDEKRFVNHTQSVVWYATERLIISNTNFQTMPLR; via the coding sequence ATGATTAAGTTAACCATGTTAGTAAAACGCCTGCCCAATATTACTTATGAAGAATTTGACCAATACTGGATCGATCATCATGCTCCGCTAGTGGCTTCTGTGCAAAACGTTTTAAATATTACCCGCTATGTACAAACCATTCCGCACCGTTATCCCGAGCTGGATAAAATAATACAAAACGGGCGTCAATCTCAAAATTTTGTTTTTGACGGCATGGCTGAAATATGGTGGCAGAATCTGGAAAGCATGCAGAAAAACCGGTCTTCACCAGAAGCCGTAAAGGCATTAAACGCATTAATGGAAGATGAAAAGCGCTTTGTTAATCACACACAATCAGTTGTCTGGTATGCAACAGAACGCCTGATTATTAGCAACACTAATTTTCAGACAATGCCATTGCGCTGA
- the galU gene encoding UTP--glucose-1-phosphate uridylyltransferase GalU, which translates to MKAEPIRKCVFPVAGMGTRFLPATKASPKEMLPIVDKPLIQYAVEEAVAAGCTELVFITGRNKRCIEDHFDKAYELETELAYRNQNKLLDFVQDILPPNVTCLYIRQPAALGLGHAVLCSRAAVGKEAFAVVLADDLIDAHPGALSQMMNAYYHTGCNVIGVENVDPLQTGAYGIVEINHQNDFDYVKSIVEKPHPDEAPSHLGVVGRYILSARIFDFLTNLPLGAGGEIQLTDAIARLLTEQKMIAYAFAGRRYDCGDKLGYLEATVAYGMKHPLVGEDFKKLLQRMVC; encoded by the coding sequence ATGAAAGCTGAACCAATCCGTAAGTGTGTTTTTCCGGTGGCCGGTATGGGGACACGGTTTTTACCGGCTACTAAAGCCAGCCCGAAAGAAATGTTGCCGATAGTGGATAAACCACTGATTCAGTATGCGGTAGAAGAGGCTGTTGCTGCTGGCTGTACTGAACTGGTATTTATTACCGGCAGGAATAAGCGCTGTATTGAAGATCATTTTGATAAGGCTTATGAACTGGAAACAGAGTTGGCTTACCGCAATCAGAATAAATTGCTTGATTTTGTGCAGGATATTCTGCCGCCCAATGTGACTTGTCTGTATATTCGCCAGCCGGCCGCACTGGGGTTGGGGCATGCGGTTTTATGCAGTCGGGCAGCAGTGGGTAAAGAAGCCTTTGCTGTGGTGCTGGCAGATGACTTGATTGATGCACACCCAGGTGCGTTGAGCCAGATGATGAATGCGTATTACCATACGGGTTGTAATGTCATTGGTGTAGAAAATGTTGATCCGCTGCAGACGGGTGCTTACGGTATTGTCGAGATTAATCATCAGAATGATTTTGATTATGTAAAGAGTATTGTCGAAAAACCACATCCGGATGAAGCACCCTCACATCTGGGTGTGGTTGGGCGCTATATTTTGTCTGCACGAATTTTTGATTTTCTGACTAATTTACCGCTGGGTGCTGGTGGAGAAATTCAGCTGACTGATGCTATTGCACGGTTGCTGACTGAACAGAAAATGATTGCGTATGCTTTTGCCGGCAGACGTTATGATTGCGGTGATAAGCTTGGTTATCTGGAAGCAACAGTGGCCTATGGTATGAAACATCCTCTGGTAGGAGAAGATTTTAAAAAATTATTGCAGCGCATGGTGTGTTAA
- the ligA gene encoding NAD-dependent DNA ligase LigA: MDSVSEQQIIDLTALLNRYAHEYYDLDAPTVPDAEYDRLFRQLQALEEQYPQWRQPDSPSIRVGGQAQQKFAAVVHQIPMLSLNNAFSPLNDNNQFDHSEMYAFDKRVRDGLGVEPEYIVEPKFDGLAISLLYRDGLLVQASTRGDGYTGEDVTQNARTIVNIPLRLQGDQVPDVLEVRGEVLMLKADFDRLNAHQQAENQKTFANPRNAAAGSLRQLDPKITARRRLHFYAYGIARLDERFAVNSHSEELALLARLGLTVPPQDNLCYQADIGKVLAFYEHIFQIRADLPFGIDGVVIKVDNLALQEQLGYVARAPRFAIAQKFPAEEMLTTVEAIDVQVGRTGAVTPVARLTPVFVGGVTVTNATLHNESEAQRKDVREGDTVIVRRAGDVIPEIVSVVLAQRPMVEKPAADLLTPPEAVPKYPPFRMPENCPVCGHEIVREEGEAVARCSGGMLCHAQRVQSLIHFASRRAMDIENLGDRQIEQLVTQGKVRHFADVYHLQLADLLAMKQQAKQEAGESSAESVTNELELSATDKAGKQQPSRWAENILAGIQASRQRPLANLIYALGIFHVGERTAKQLAQAFGDLATLTQATEPLLACLPDIGKVVAHSVAYFFSQEDQTSQLQELLDAGVQPQTETRRTPLGKYFTPERILARLPCASLTEARAQKLWQLAGKDWSQLLTDKALPESWQKWCSQPENHELLQKTIELREQLLSGETEEKTSSVNEAVAGKTFVLTGTLPDWSRDVAQQHIEEAGGKVSGSVSKKTDFVVAGAEAGSKLSKAEALGVTILDQAALMTMLGIKE; encoded by the coding sequence ATGATCTGGATGCACCTACTGTGCCGGATGCGGAATATGACCGGTTGTTTCGCCAGTTGCAGGCTCTGGAAGAGCAATATCCGCAATGGCGGCAGCCGGACAGCCCGAGTATACGTGTAGGCGGGCAGGCACAGCAAAAATTTGCTGCTGTGGTGCACCAGATTCCGATGCTGTCACTGAACAATGCATTTTCACCACTGAATGATAATAATCAGTTCGACCATAGTGAGATGTATGCTTTTGATAAACGGGTACGTGATGGTCTTGGTGTTGAGCCTGAATATATTGTTGAACCAAAGTTTGATGGTCTGGCAATCAGTTTGTTGTATCGTGACGGTCTGCTGGTACAGGCATCTACGCGCGGAGATGGATATACCGGCGAGGATGTTACTCAGAATGCGCGCACTATTGTTAATATTCCATTGCGTCTGCAGGGTGATCAGGTACCGGATGTGCTGGAGGTACGCGGTGAAGTGCTGATGCTTAAAGCCGATTTTGACCGGCTTAATGCACATCAGCAGGCGGAAAATCAGAAAACTTTTGCCAATCCGCGTAATGCAGCGGCTGGCAGTTTACGCCAGCTGGATCCGAAAATAACGGCACGCCGGCGCTTGCATTTCTATGCCTACGGAATTGCCAGACTGGATGAGCGTTTTGCGGTAAATAGCCACAGCGAAGAGCTGGCATTGCTGGCTCGTTTGGGGCTGACTGTACCGCCACAGGATAATTTGTGCTATCAGGCTGATATTGGGAAAGTGCTGGCTTTTTATGAGCATATTTTTCAGATACGTGCAGATTTGCCGTTTGGCATCGATGGTGTAGTGATTAAGGTGGATAATCTGGCTCTGCAGGAGCAGCTTGGCTATGTAGCCCGTGCTCCGCGTTTTGCTATTGCCCAAAAATTTCCGGCAGAGGAAATGCTGACTACGGTAGAGGCTATTGATGTACAGGTGGGACGTACCGGTGCAGTAACACCAGTAGCACGGCTGACGCCGGTATTTGTAGGTGGTGTTACAGTTACCAATGCAACTTTGCATAATGAAAGTGAAGCACAGCGCAAGGATGTACGTGAGGGTGACACGGTTATTGTGCGCCGTGCCGGAGATGTTATTCCTGAAATTGTATCTGTGGTGCTGGCACAGCGTCCAATGGTGGAAAAACCGGCGGCAGATTTGCTTACTCCGCCTGAAGCTGTACCGAAATATCCGCCGTTCCGTATGCCAGAAAATTGTCCGGTTTGCGGTCATGAAATTGTCCGTGAAGAGGGCGAAGCAGTGGCTCGTTGCAGTGGCGGAATGCTGTGTCATGCTCAGCGGGTGCAGTCGCTAATTCACTTTGCTTCACGTCGCGCCATGGATATTGAAAATCTCGGTGACCGGCAGATTGAACAGTTAGTAACACAGGGCAAAGTCCGTCATTTTGCTGATGTTTATCATTTGCAATTGGCCGATTTGCTGGCAATGAAACAGCAGGCTAAACAGGAAGCAGGAGAAAGCTCAGCAGAGTCGGTGACAAATGAACTGGAATTATCTGCAACTGATAAAGCAGGCAAACAGCAGCCATCCAGATGGGCTGAAAATATTCTGGCCGGTATTCAGGCCAGCCGGCAGCGTCCTCTGGCTAATTTAATTTATGCTTTGGGTATTTTTCATGTTGGTGAGCGTACAGCAAAACAGCTGGCACAGGCTTTCGGTGATCTGGCTACGCTTACTCAGGCTACTGAGCCGTTACTGGCCTGTTTGCCGGATATCGGTAAGGTGGTAGCACATTCGGTAGCCTATTTTTTCAGTCAGGAAGATCAGACCAGTCAATTGCAGGAATTACTTGATGCCGGTGTGCAACCGCAGACAGAAACACGTCGCACACCGCTGGGTAAATACTTTACTCCTGAGCGGATACTGGCTCGTTTACCCTGCGCTAGTTTAACGGAAGCGCGGGCACAGAAGCTGTGGCAACTGGCGGGTAAGGACTGGTCACAACTGTTAACTGATAAAGCCTTGCCGGAAAGCTGGCAGAAATGGTGCAGCCAGCCTGAAAATCATGAATTACTGCAAAAGACAATTGAGTTACGTGAACAGCTGCTTAGCGGAGAGACGGAGGAAAAGACGTCATCGGTTAATGAAGCTGTAGCCGGTAAAACTTTTGTGTTAACCGGTACTTTACCAGACTGGTCACGTGATGTGGCACAGCAGCATATTGAAGAAGCCGGTGGTAAAGTGAGCGGCAGTGTATCGAAAAAAACTGATTTTGTGGTGGCCGGAGCAGAGGCGGGCAGCAAGCTATCCAAAGCTGAGGCACTTGGTGTTACTATACTGGATCAGGCTGCACTAATGACTATGCTGGGAATTAAAGAGTAA